In Musa acuminata AAA Group cultivar baxijiao chromosome BXJ3-9, Cavendish_Baxijiao_AAA, whole genome shotgun sequence, a single genomic region encodes these proteins:
- the LOC135650136 gene encoding uncharacterized protein LOC135650136, producing the protein MHFNISKVLDHRKDISNFVDHRKDISTEKEALANLLASSGDHFPGSDFHPADRKTWMSELGPDRLRINQIVWPGTHDSATNDIGVPLVTRPFAECQTRSIYDQLVLGTRVLDVRVEKGRHICHGILRSYSVDVVLDGVKRFLSEAESEIVILEIRTEYGHEDPPEFDKYLVDQLGDLLIHHDDAVFGKTVAEVLPKRIICVWKPRNSPAPAAGSPLWSAGYLRDNWIDTDLPKTKFDSNMKHLGEQPPSAARKYFYRVEHTVTPKPENPVVKMVDNEIRPFARLFIAQTFAQGFADRLQVFSTDFIDEDFVDACAGMTQARVEGQGIS; encoded by the coding sequence ATGCACTTCAATATCTCCAAAGTCCTCGACCACCGCAAGGACATCTCCAACTTTGTTGACCACCGCAAGGACATCAGCACCGAGAAGGAGGCTCTCGCTAACCTCCTCGCTTCCTCCGGCGATCACTTCCCTGGCTCGGACTTCCACCCTGCCGACCGCAAGACCTGGATGTCGGAGCTCGGCCCCGACCGGCTCAGGATCAACCAGATCGTCTGGCCCGGCACCCACGACTCCGCCACCAATGACATCGGCGTCCCGCTGGTCACCCGCCCCTTCGCGGAGTGCCAGACCCGCTCCATCTACGACCAGCTCGTCCTTGGCACCCGCGTCCTCGACGTGCGCGTTGAGAAGGGACGACACATCTGCCACGGCATCCTCCGGTCGTACAGCGTTGACGTCGTCCTCGACGGCGTCAAGCGCTTCCTCTCCGAGGCCGAGTCTGAGATCGTCATCCTCGAGATCCGCACCGAGTACGGCCACGAAGACCCGCCGGAGTTCGACAAGTACCTCGTGGATCAGCTCGGCGACCTGCTGATACACCATGACGACGCTGTGTTCGGCAAGACGGTGGCCGAGGTGCTGCCCAAGCGAATCATATGCGTGTGGAAGCCGAGGAACTCTCCGGCGCCCGCCGCCGGGAGCCCGCTGTGGAGCGCAGGTTACCTCAGGGACAACTGGATCGACACCGACCTGCCGAAGACCAAGTTCGACAGCAACATGAAGCACTTGGGCGAGCAGCCGCCGTCGGCCGCGAGGAAGTACTTCTACCGGGTGGAGCACACCGTGACGCCCAAGCCCGAAAATCCGGTGGTCAAGATGGTGGACAACGAAATCCGGCCGTTCGCGCGGCTGTTCATCGCGCAGACCTTCGCGCAAGGGTTCGCAGATCGGCTGCAAGTCTTCTCGACCGACTTCATCGATGAGGATTTCGTGGATGCGTGTGCAGGGATGACCCAAGCGAGGGTAGAAGGCCAAGGCATAAGCTGA
- the LOC135648399 gene encoding E3 ubiquitin-protein ligase BOI-like: protein MTVRAKRPSVVRNQNIGQQQRSVDPPPVPPPVLVRNQTASQTPRKRMRKEPAAAATTAAAAQVNATATSNNPGYGYSSAPMMMSCPLQLPPRPPSLSTGFKLFGEQNQHQVFNHFSPLPPSSSQDFEEIAAIVKKYEGEVQGFLRAQADQFRRTLLEKWRRHCQILLCAAEVEATRRIREKEAEAEQALRRCAQLREQLAHVKVESIAWQAKALEAQHNANILRSQLERETATPPERTGESAGDGGGLAMVDDAQSSNVPSCTGSHGSCRVCLWRSTTVAVLPCGHLCLCADCAAAGVAPACPSCGQLGSGIFHVVFC from the exons ATGACAGTTCGAGCGAAGCGGCCATCCGTTGTTCGGAATCAGAACAT AGGGCAGCAACAGCGGAGCGTCGACCCTCCTCCGGTGCCGCCGCCAGTGTTGGTCAGGAATCAAACCG CGAGCCAGACACCACGCAAGCGGATGAGGAAGGAgccggcagcggcagcgaccacCGCAGCAGCAGCGCAGGTTAACGCTACTGCAACTAGCAACAACCCAGGATACGGCTACTCATCAGCGCCGATGATGATGAGCTGTCCTCTCCAGCTTCCGCCGAGGCCCCCTTCCCTCTCCACCGGCTTCAAACTCTTCGGAGAGCAAAACCAGCACCAGGTCTTCAACCACTTCAGCCCCCTTCCTCCATCGTCATCCCAAGACTTCGAAGAAATCGCAGCTATCGTTAAGAAATACGAAGGAGAGGTCCAAGGATTTCTCCGCGctcag GCAGATCAATTTCGTCGGACGCTGTTGGAGAAGTGGCGAAGGCACTGCCAGATTCTCCTGTGCGCGGCGGAGGTGGAGGCGACTCGAAGGATTCGGGAAAAGGAAGCGGAGGCAGAGCAGGCACTGCGACGGTGCGCGCAGCTCCGGGAGCAGCTCGCGCACGTGAAGGTGGAGTCCATAGCGTGGCAGGCCAAAGCCCTGGAGGCCCAACACAACGCCAACATCCTCCGCTCCCAGCTGGAGCGGGAGACGGCGACCCCGCCGGAGcgaacgggcgagagcgccggagaTGGCGGCGGCCTCGCCATGGTCGACGACGCCCAGTCGTCTAACGTCCCGTCCTGCACGGGATCCCACGGTTCGTGCCGCGTGTGCCTGTGGCGGAGCACCACCGTGGCGGTGCTGCCCTGTGGTCACCTCTGCCTCTGCGCCGACTGCGCCGCCGCAGGCGTCGCCCCGGCGTGCCCGTCGTGCGGCCAACTCGGTAGCGGAATTTTTCACGTCGTCTTCTGCTAA
- the LOC135648559 gene encoding (3S,6E)-nerolidol synthase 1-like, whose product MSTLHRPQWFCSLHTNRGGAAPISFSSNVRLPPPHLRPKQQLLVETTTPKDYEELVCHRHKNCLEEVRRVFHETKDQLDTMLMIDFLQRLGIDYRFSEEIKSKIDSLCNNHFSIIDDGIHNFVKVTLLFRLLRQARHPISSNIFSIFLDGKGNFSTSLGKEIDGMVNLYEASYLNTGEEILYRANTFASEHLKSSMACLESDDARFIQQTLDYPYHMSLQRYKARQYLDHHHQDKGMRRIIQELARMDFILIQSLHKQELQEMTSWWRNTGLSQDLRFARDQSLKWYVWSMTSLPDPKFSQHRLALTKVIAVVYLIDDIFDLKGSLDELRLFTDAINKWEVSAIDLLPCYMRICYDALYKTTNEIAEMIFEEHGWNPINILKKSWIELSNAFMREAMWFARGHVPPADDYLRNGVISCGVPLVLTHLNFLLGGGAMDSAESYPNLISSPATILRLWDDLGSAKDEKQEGFDGSYLECFMKENPQCSVESAREHVMQMICKAWEELNKESFSSSSFSQDFVTACLNTARMVKLMYSYNEEHKLPMLEEYVTLLLFKAPNLKA is encoded by the exons ATGTCCACCCTCCATCGTCCCCAGTGGTTCTGCTCCTTGCACACCAACAGGGGCGGCGCCGCCCCCATCTCCTTCTCCTCGAAcgttcgtcttcctcctcctcatctacGTCCCAAACAACAGCTGCTGGTGGAGACTACAACACCCAAGGATTATGAA gagcttgtatGTCATAGGCATAAGAATTGTTTAGAGGAAGTGAGAAGGGTATTCCACGAGACCAAGGATCAATTAGATACAATGTTAATGATTGATTTCCTTCAGAGATTAGGCATTGACTATCGTTTCAGTGAAGAGATCAAATCAAAAATAGATTCCTTATGTAATAATCATTTCAGTATTATCGATGATGGTATACACAACTTTGTGAAAGTTACTCTTTTATTTCGATTATTACGACAAGCTCGGCACCCTATATCTTCTA ATATATTTTCTATCTTCTTGGATGGCAAAGGAAACTTCTCGACATCCCTTGGGAAAGAGATCGATGGAATGGTAAACTTGTATGAAGCATCCTATTTGAACACCGGTGAAGAAATACTTTACAGAGCCAACACGTTTGCAAGTGAGCATCTTAAATCTTCCATGGCATGCTTGGAATCAGACGATGCCAGATTCATTCAGCAGACATTGGATTATCCATATCATATGAGTTTGCAGAGGTATAAAGCCAGGCAATATCTTGATCATCAccatcaagacaaaggaatgagaAGAATCATTCAAGAACTAGCCAGGATGGATTTCATTCTGATTCAGTCTTTGCATAAACAGGAGTTGCAAGAAATGACAAG TTGGTGGAGAAACACCGGGTTATCACAAGATCTAAGGTTTGCCCGAGACCAATCCTTGAAGTGGTACGTGTGGTCAATGACCAGCCTTCCCGATCCCAAGTTCTCCCAACACAGACTTGCCTTGACCAAAGTCATCGCCGTCGTCTATCTTATCGATGACATCTTCGACCTAAAAGGATCACTCGATGAGCTTCGTCTCTTCACGGATGCCATCAATAA ATGGGAAGTGTCCGCCATCGATTTGCTTCCATGTTACATGAGAATATGCTACGACGCACTGTACAAGACCACTAATGAGATTGCAGAAATGATCTTTGAGGAGCATGGGTGGAACCCAATCAACATCCTAAAGAAATCG TGGATTGAATTAAGCAATGCATTTATGAGGGAAGCAATGTGGTTTGCGAGGGGTCATGTCCCACCTGCGGATGACTACCTGAGGAACGGCGTCATCAGCTGCGGCGTGCCGCTTGTGTTGACACACTTAAACTTTCTTTTGGGAGGAGGTGCGATGGATTCTGCAGAAAGTTATCCCAACCTGATATCATCTCCTGCAACAATTCTTCGACTGTGGGATGATCTGGGAAGTGCCAAG GACGagaaacaagaaggatttgatggGTCATACTTGGAGTGCTTCATGAAAGAGAACCCACAGTGCTCCGTCGAAAGTGCACGAGAACATGTGATGCAGATGATATGTAAAGCATGGGAAGAACTCAATAAAGAAAGCTTCTCATCGAGCTCCTTCTCTCAGGACTTTGTAACAGCATGCCTCAACACGGCACGCATGGTGAAGTTGATGTACAGCTACAATGAGGAGCATAAGCTGCCCATGCTTGAGGAGTACGTAACCTTGTTGCTCTTCAAAGCTCCAAATCTGAAGGCATGA